A genomic region of Mitsuaria sp. 7 contains the following coding sequences:
- the phbB gene encoding acetoacetyl-CoA reductase yields the protein MSQKVAYVTGGMGGIGTAICQRLHKEGFKVIAGCGPSRDHAKWLGEQAALGYTFYASVGNVADWDSTVAAFDRTIAEHGPIEVLVNNAGVTKDRMFLKMTRDEWDTVIDTNLNSMFNVTKQVVPGMIDKGWGRIINISSVNGEKGQVGQTNYSAAKAGMHGFTMALAQELAAKGVTVNTVSPGYIGTDMVKAVRPDVLEKIVAGIPVKRLGEPEEIASIVGWLAGETSGFTTGADFSCNGGLHMG from the coding sequence ATGAGTCAGAAAGTTGCATACGTCACCGGCGGGATGGGCGGCATCGGTACCGCCATCTGCCAGCGCCTCCACAAGGAAGGCTTCAAGGTCATCGCCGGCTGCGGACCAAGCCGCGACCACGCCAAATGGCTGGGCGAACAGGCCGCGCTGGGCTACACGTTCTACGCCTCGGTCGGCAACGTCGCCGACTGGGACTCGACCGTGGCCGCCTTCGATCGCACGATCGCGGAGCACGGCCCGATCGAGGTGCTGGTCAACAACGCGGGCGTCACCAAGGACCGCATGTTCCTCAAGATGACCCGCGACGAGTGGGACACCGTCATCGACACCAACCTCAACAGCATGTTCAACGTCACCAAGCAGGTGGTGCCGGGCATGATCGACAAGGGCTGGGGCCGCATCATCAACATCTCGTCGGTCAACGGCGAGAAGGGCCAGGTCGGGCAGACCAACTACTCGGCGGCCAAGGCCGGCATGCACGGCTTCACGATGGCGCTGGCGCAGGAACTCGCGGCCAAGGGCGTCACGGTGAACACCGTCAGCCCGGGCTACATCGGCACCGACATGGTCAAGGCGGTGCGTCCGGACGTGCTGGAGAAGATCGTGGCCGGCATCCCGGTGAAGCGCCTGGGCGAGCCCGAGGAAATCGCGTCCATCGTCGGCTGGCTGG